A region from the Deinococcus sp. YIM 134068 genome encodes:
- a CDS encoding carboxypeptidase-like regulatory domain-containing protein: MKGVVLDALGQPIKGAIVRIEPGLTGGMVGVKTDAQGQYTARSLIDMPYLATAWTLMPYRGQKFCLRVDSVNEEGYEPFSAKGGTIRNFRLKLSGVIPDAGENAFFGGEARLLHPGWDDDGVVNWDESRVEVTLVPDGPLVDGPLVDGSVGKPLVRTTQPGESFLYDIPLGQYTATAVELRPDGTRAPLWMGEKQPQDKMTLRFESNTS; the protein is encoded by the coding sequence GTGAAGGGCGTCGTGCTGGACGCGCTGGGCCAACCCATCAAAGGTGCCATCGTCCGCATCGAGCCGGGGCTGACGGGCGGGATGGTCGGCGTCAAGACGGACGCCCAAGGGCAGTACACCGCCCGCTCCCTGATCGACATGCCGTACCTCGCCACAGCCTGGACCCTGATGCCCTACCGGGGCCAGAAGTTCTGCCTGCGCGTCGATTCCGTGAACGAGGAAGGCTACGAGCCCTTCTCGGCGAAAGGAGGGACCATCCGCAACTTCAGGCTCAAACTCAGCGGGGTCATCCCCGACGCCGGGGAGAACGCCTTTTTCGGGGGAGAGGCTCGGCTGCTCCATCCGGGGTGGGACGACGACGGCGTGGTGAACTGGGACGAGTCGCGGGTCGAGGTGACCCTGGTCCCGGACGGGCCGCTGGTGGACGGGCCGCTGGTGGACGGGTCGGTGGGCAAACCGCTGGTGAGGACGACGCAGCCTGGCGAGTCCTTTCTGTACGACATCCCGCTCGGGCAGTACACGGCGACGGCGGTGGAGCTTCGCCCGGACGGCACGCGCGCTCCCCTCTGGATGGGGGAAAAGCAACCCCAGGACAAGATGACCCTCAGGTTCGAATCCAACACGTCGTAG
- a CDS encoding alpha/beta hydrolase, translated as MNRTRTFTWGAALALAGWWVASKRAASFPRLHPELRSPLLRFRSPPFTPALVWAMRRLPARFAAPTDVQFESRRIPGPPGAPDVTVYLYRPLAGQQNTAALLYLHGGGFITGSAEAYHRQCARFARELGLLVVNVEYRLAPETPFPGPLEDCYAALRWMKAQAASLGSDPARIAVAGDSAGAGLAAALAQLAHDRGEVAPAFQLLLYPMLDDRTVLETNHEGRGEFVWTPTSNLLGWSSYLGRKPTLEAAPEYAAPARRADLSGLAPAWIGVGTLDLFFPEDREYARRLNEAGVPCEFHEVEGAYHAGELFSPGASVSEAFLERSLEALRRGLRLA; from the coding sequence GTGAACAGAACCAGGACCTTCACGTGGGGGGCGGCACTCGCCCTGGCCGGGTGGTGGGTCGCCTCCAAACGCGCCGCGTCCTTTCCCCGGCTCCACCCCGAACTGCGCTCGCCGCTGCTGCGCTTCCGCTCGCCCCCCTTCACGCCTGCCCTCGTCTGGGCCATGCGGAGGCTGCCCGCGCGGTTCGCCGCCCCGACGGACGTTCAGTTCGAGTCGCGCCGTATCCCTGGCCCTCCCGGCGCACCGGACGTCACCGTGTACCTCTACCGCCCCCTCGCAGGACAGCAGAACACCGCCGCGCTGCTCTACCTCCACGGCGGGGGGTTCATCACGGGCTCGGCTGAGGCCTACCACAGGCAGTGTGCCCGCTTCGCGCGGGAACTGGGCCTGCTCGTCGTGAACGTGGAGTACCGCCTCGCGCCCGAGACGCCCTTCCCCGGGCCGCTGGAGGACTGTTACGCGGCCCTGCGCTGGATGAAGGCGCAGGCGGCGTCCCTCGGCAGCGACCCGGCGCGGATCGCCGTCGCCGGGGACAGCGCCGGGGCGGGCCTGGCGGCGGCACTGGCGCAACTCGCGCACGACCGGGGTGAGGTCGCGCCCGCCTTCCAATTGCTGCTGTACCCGATGCTGGACGACCGCACGGTCCTGGAGACAAATCACGAGGGGCGGGGGGAGTTCGTGTGGACGCCGACCTCGAACCTGCTGGGCTGGTCGTCGTACCTGGGCCGCAAGCCGACGCTGGAGGCCGCGCCCGAGTACGCGGCACCCGCGAGACGGGCCGACCTCTCCGGCCTCGCGCCCGCGTGGATCGGCGTGGGCACGCTCGACCTGTTCTTCCCGGAGGACCGGGAGTACGCGCGCCGTCTGAACGAGGCGGGCGTGCCGTGCGAGTTCCACGAGGTGGAGGGTGCCTATCACGCCGGCGAGCTGTTCTCGCCGGGCGCGTCCGTCTCCGAGGCATTTCTGGAGCGGAGTCTGGAGGCGCTGCGGCGGGGCCTGCGCTTGGCCTGA